In Serinus canaria isolate serCan28SL12 chromosome 5, serCan2020, whole genome shotgun sequence, the following proteins share a genomic window:
- the CPT1A gene encoding carnitine O-palmitoyltransferase 1, liver isoform: MAEAHQAVAFQFTVTPDGIDLRMSHEALKQIYLSGVYSWKKKFIRFKNGIITGVYPASPSSWLIVVVGVMSTMYAKIDPSLGIIAKINRTLDTTGYMSNQTQNIVSGVLFGTGLWVALIVTMRYSLKMLLSYHGWMFSEHGKLSAGTKFWMTLVKLFSGRKPMLYSFQTSLPRLPVPAVKDTVNRYLESVRPLMDDEKFKRMEGLAKDFAFNLGPRLQWYLKLKSWWATNYVSDWWEEYIYLRGRGPIMVNSNYFAMDFLSLYPTTLQAARAGNVIHAILLYRKKLDRQEIKPILLMGSTVPLCSAQWERMFNTSRIPGEESDTLQHVKDSKHIVVYHKGRYFKVWLYHDGRLLRPREIEQQIQRILEDDSEPQPGEEKLAALTAGDRVPWAKARQAYFSRGKNKQSLDAVEKAAFFVTLDDEEQGYRKEDPVRSLDAYAKSLIHGKCYDRWFDKTFTLIIFKNCRMGLNAEHSWADAPIVGHLWENVMATEYLELGYSVDGHCRGDPNPNIPNPTKLQWEIPEECQEVIEKSLSTAVALADDVDFCSFYFDTFGKGLIKKVKTSPDAFVQLALQLAHYRDMGKFCLTYEASMTRLFREGRTETVRSCTVESCRFVQAMEDPTESRENILKFFRQAADKHQHLYRLAMTGAGIDRHLFCLYVVSKYLAVDSPFLKEVLSEPWRLSTSQTPQQHIDLKKNPEMLSSGGGFGPVADDGYGVSYIILGENMIHFHVSSKISCSETDSHRFGKNIERAMADIMGLFNLSKNCTK, translated from the exons ATGGCAGAAGCTCACCAGGCAGTAGCTTTTCAGTTTACAGTAACTCCAGATGGGATTGACCTGCGGATGAGCCATGAGGCACTCAAACAGATTTACCTGTCCGGTGTCTACTCATGGAAGAAGAAGTTCATCAGATTCAAG aacGGAATTATCACCGGTGTTTACCCTGCTAGCCCATCTAGCTGGCTCATTGTAGTTGTGGGGGTGATGTCAACCATGTATGCTAAAATTGATCCTTCCTTAGGAATAATAGCCAAGATCAACCGAACACTTGATACAAC tgGCTATATGTCAAACCAAACACAGAACATTGTGAGTGGAGTACTCTTTGGCACAGGGCTTTGGGTTGCCCTTATCGTCACAATGCGCTACtccctgaaaatgctgctctccTACCATGGCTGGATGTTCTCTGAACATGGCAAGCTTAGTGCTGGCACCAAGTTTTGGATG ACCCTTGTAAAACTTTTCTCAGGGCGCAAACCCATGTTGTACAGTTTCCAGACATCTTTACCACGATTGCCAGTTCCAGCTGTTAAAGACACAGTTAATAGG TATCTGGAGTCAGTTCGACCCCTTATGGATGATGAAAAGTTCAAGAGAATGGAGGGTCTTGccaaagattttgcttttaatttggGACCAAGGCTTCAGTGGTATTTGAAGCTAAAATCCTGGTGGGCCACCAATTAT gttAGCGATTGGTGGGAGGAATATATCTACCTTAGAGGACGTGGACCAATCATGGTTAACAGCAACTATTTTGCAATG GACTTCCTTTCTTTATATCCCACAACCCTGCAGGCAGCTAGAGCTGGTAATGTTATCCATGCCATCCTGCTCTATCGGAAAAAACTGGACAGACAAGAAATCAAGCCA ATCCTTTTGATGGGATCCActgtcccactctgctcagCTCAGTGGGAAAGGATGTTTAATACTTCCCGTATCCCGGGAGAGGAATCAG ATACTCTCCAGCACGTGAAAGACAGCAAACACATTGTTGTGTACCACAAGGGCCGTTACTTCAAGGTGTGGCTGTACCATGATGGCAGATTGTTGAGACCCCGAGAAATTGAACAGCAGATACAGAGAATTCTTGAGGATGATTCAGAACCTCAGCCAGGTGAAGAGAAACTTGCAGCTCTTACTGCAGGAGATAG agtaCCATGGGCTAAGGCTCGTCAGGCTTATTTTAGCCGTGGAAAGAACAAGCAGTCCTTGGATGCTGTtgagaaagcagcattttttgtGACATTGGATGACGAGGAGCAGGGCTACAGGAAGGAGGACCCAGTGAGGTCCCTGGATGCATATGCAAAGTCATTGATACATGGCAAATGTTATGACAG GTGGTTTGACAAGACATTCACTCTTATAATATTCAAAAATTGCAGAATGGGTCTGAATGCAGAGCACTCCTGGGCAGATGCTCCCATTGTTGGACACCTGTGGGAG AATGTGATGGCAACTGAGTATCTTGAACTGGGCTATTCAGTAGATGGACATTGCAGAGGAGATCCCAATCCCAATATTCCCAATCCTACCAAACTGCAATGGGAAATTCCAGAAGAA tgCCAAGAAGTGATTGAGAAGTCTCTGAGCACTGCCGTAGCTCTAGCAGATGATGTGGActtctgttcattttattttgatacTTTTGGGAAAGGACTAATAAAGAAAGTGAAGACCAGCCCTGATGCCTTTGTGCAGCTTGCCCTGCAGCTCGCTCACTACCGG gATATGGGAAAGTTTTGTTTAACGTACGAAGCGTCCATGACTCGTCTGTTCCGAGAGGGCAGGACCGAAACGGTTCGTTCGTGCACGGTTGAGTCCTGCCGTTTTGTCCAGGCCATGGAGGACCCCACTGAAAGT agAGAGAATATTCTGAAGTTCTTCCGGCAGGCAGCTGACAAGCACCAGCACCTGTATCGCCTTGCCATGACTGGGGCGGGCATTGACCGCCACCTCTTCTGCCTGTACGTCGTGTCCAAGTACCTCGCTGTCGACTCTCCTTTCCTCAAGGAA GTTTTGTCAGAACCTTGGAGGCTGTCAACGAGTCAGACACCCCAGCAGCACATTGATCTGAAGAAGAACCCGGAGATGTTGTCCTCTGGTGGAGGGTTTGGACCG GTGGCTGATGATGGTTATGGTGTTTCTTACATTATCTTGGGTGAAAATATGATCCATTTCCATGTCTCCAGCAAAATATCTTGTTCTGAGACG GATTCTCACCGCTTTGGAAAGAACATCGAGAGAGCAATGGCTGACATCATGGGTTTATTTAACCTCAGCAAGAACTGTACCAAGTGA